The following DNA comes from Pirellulales bacterium.
AACTTCATCCGCCCAATCAAAATCCTGAAATGTCTTCGAAAGTTCGTCGCCGCTAGCGGTGCCGACTTCCCATTCAAAGCGTTTACCGGACCGGGGCATCAGGCCTTGCTCGATAAAATATAACACGGCATGCCGTTCAGCGGGAGTAAGCTGCGTATTCAGATTGAGCGACCACGTAAAATTAATCGGGATTTTAGTCCAGTCAACCCCCTGTGCGATAAAGCCCACTTCGCCCAGCATGGCGTGGCGTGCCTCGTCCCACAGTTGCCGCGTCATATCCAGGTAATAGCCCCACGGCTTGTCGGTGGTCTCAACGATGATGCTGGCCATCATTTCCGGCACGTCGATCTCGCGAAGCCTTTTATAATACATCATCAACGTTTTATCACGTGGGCGATATCGCTCATCGTAGAGAAACGCCTCGGGATTGACTCCCGCGTTATAACCATCCTGAAAACGCGCGTCCCGCCGAGGAACGCGATCATATTGATAAGGCTGGGCGGTATAGCGCGGCGGGGGAAGCTGGATCGCCGCGTCTTCCGCTGGCTTTGCGGCGCCATCCACTTCACCGGCGGCCGCCAGGGCCTGGCGCAGTTCCGCCAGCCATTCGGCGTATTCGGCTTTTTCGGCGGCGGTAACCAGACCCGCCATTGCCGCCGTGCCAAAATCCAGAATTTCGCGCAGTTCCAGGATGGCAAATTTGAGGATCCGCCGCGAAGGGGCATCAGCCAGGGGATGCGTCTCGCGCTGGTAACGTTCACACGCCTGACATAGCGCCGGCAGCAGGACATCGTAAATGCCTAAAAGCAACGCCGGAGTGTCGGGCGTGGCCAGGACTTCGTCACAGGCATATTGCAGGCCGGGATGGGGCGTTTCCTCTAGCCCCAGGGGTGGTTCGCGCATCTCTCCCACCCGCTTGCGCAGGGCCATGGCATGCTCCGCGGCCAAATAAGCATGGTGGCTAAACGCGGATTTTAGCTCGTAGATCGGTTCAGCGGTGATTCGCGCGGTCCAAATGCCATGCAGCCGTTTCCAAACATAATGAAAGCGTTTAAGCCGGTCCACGCACTCGCCCACGGCGAGTCCCGGAGCTTGGGCATCGGCCATGCTGCACAAGCCTGCTAATTCGGGTAGATTGCGGTAGCGGACAAAGGGGGAACGGGGCATGGGGGAACCTCTGTGAATGAATCTGGCCCAATAATAAGCGGATCTTGAATTTGATTTTATACCAAGGAATTTTCCCTTTCCAAGATTCCCAATATTGATTCCTTTCTCACTTTCTCATTTACAAATAAACGCCACTTAACTCTCACCGCAAATCGACTGTACAAATGTGCCGATAATTGCCTATAATCGGTTTTGCGATTTGCTGCCACACACCCAACTTTTTTCCCATGACCGCCCAAATCGAATTCCTGCTCGGTCCGGCGCGCAGCGGCAAGTCCGCCGCCGCTTGGGAACGATATTTGGCCGCGCTGGCCCAACGACGCGGACGTCAATTGCTGTGGCTGGCCCCCAATCATCACGCCGTGCGCGGACTTCGGGCTCGATTAGCGGCCAGCGGCACCGCTGGGTGCATTGCGCCTGGCATTTTTACCTTTGCCCAGTTCGCCAGCGAGATCCTCCTGCGCGGCGATTGTCCCCTCCGCCCGCTCGATCACGTCCTCAAACGCCAAGTGCTGGGCCAGGTTGTCGCGTCCGCGCTGGCCGCAGGGCAATTAGCGCATTTTGGTTCCATCGCCGCCAGCGACGGATTTTTGTCCTGGCTGGACGACCTGATAAGCGATCTGAAACGCCAGGAAATCTGGCCAGAGGACTTTTCCGCGGCTCTAAGGGCATTTTCTCGGCGAGCGAAGGATCGGGAACTGGCCTTATTATATGCCGAATATCAAAAGCTGCTGGAACAGCGGCAATGTTACGACCAGGAGGGGCGCTTCTGGCTGGCGTGCGAGCAACTGCGCAAGGGGAGCGTTCCCCGGTCTTTTTTGCCAGACATCGTCATCGTGGACGGATTTTCGGACTTTTCACGGGCTCAATTAACACTATTAGAAATTCTCTCCCTCACCGCGCGGCAATTATGCATTACCCTGCCAGCCGGTGTGACTGCCGACGAGCGGCCCGAGTTATTCGCTAAACCGGGACAAACCCTGGCTGAATTACGCCGACGCTTTGCTCACGCGACCGAAACAAATCTGGGCCGGATCGCTCCCGCTCTTACCACATTTGGCGGTACTGGCAGAGCGCCGCAACCGCCGGTCTTTGCCCATTTAGAGCGGCATTTGTTTGGCAATCCCCGCGCGGTAGTTCCCCCCGTGGAGACCGACGGCCTGCAAATCTGGCCTTGCGCGGGGGAGTTACTTGAAGCACGACAAGTGGCCCGCGAGGTAAAGCGACTTCTAGCGCGGGGAGCAACTGGCGAATGCCCGCCGGTATCGCCGGAACGAATTGCGGTGGTCTATCGTACGCTGAACACCTCCGCCGAAATGCTCCGGCAGGTCTTTACGGAATTTGGCATCCCCCACCGCCTCGAAGCGGGCTTGCCGCTGGCCCAGTCGCCACTGCCGCGGTTGGTGTTGTCGGCGTTGCGCTGGCATCGGGATGATTGGCCCTATCGAGGTTTTTTAGCATTATTGGAAAACACCTACTGGGAAATCACCCTGCCAAACACACCATCGGCGGCAATTCGCCGGGCGACCACGGCCGCGGTGCGGGAAATGCAGGTTTTATCTGGTGCAAAGAACTGGCTGGCGGCGGCGACGCGCCGGCAGGCCACCTTACAGGAAATTCGGGCCAATGCCTGGGCGAATCAATCCGAAAATAGTGCCCGCTGGGAATCCGCCGCGCAACAAGCGGAGTTGGCCACCGCGGCCTTGACAGAGTTGCACGCCTGCTTTCGGTTGCTTCCTCCGCAAGCCACCTGGCGGGAATGGGGCAGGCATCTTACCGCCTGGGCAGAGCGGCTGGGTATTTTGCGCGTGGCGGCCCAGCCACTTCCGTTGCCCCAAAATGCCACCACCCGGCAAACCGAGGATACCGCCGATTTGGCCGCTTGGCGGCAAATGCTAGGGGCGTTGCAGGGAGTCGCCCGCTGGGAAAAGTGGTCCGGCGTCGCGGAACGGCAAATTACCCTGGCGGATTTGTTTCACGAACTACAGCTTATCTGTGATAGTGAATGCCTTCCTCCGGACAATGACGGCGTGGGACGCGTGCAGATCTTGTCCGCCCCGGCCGCGCGTGTCGGTGAATGGGACTATTTATTCCTGGCGGGGTTGACCGAGAAGGCGTTTCCGCTGCCGGGCCAATCGGATCGGCTTTATTCGGGCGAGGAAATGCGCTGTCTGAATCAATCCGGCACGCGCTTTACGGAACGAACCGAGCGCGCCAATGAAGAGCTGCTATTGTTTTATGAGCTGGTCACCAAGCCGGTCCGCGGGTTGGTGTTGTCCTATCCCGCGCTGGATGACAAAGCCGAGTCGCTTTCGCCTAGCCCTTATTTGCAAGAAGTTCTGCGCGTTTGCGGGCAAACACCTGTTCAACCGATCCAAAGTCTTAGCCCGGTTCCCCCGGCGGACCGCGTGGTTTGCTCTCCGCGTGAAGCGCTGCTGCGGGCCATGGATAGCGCGCTGGCCGGAACGATCGACCCCCTGGCCAGACAATTATCCCCCGCCACGGGGCAGCCTTCCGCTCCGCTGCTGGCCGGCCTGCGCTCGCTCGCCGCGCGGGCCAGTGGTCCGGAATTTGGTTCTTGGGAAGGGATGCTAGGCCACACTGAACTGGCCCAGCTTCAGCGGCGGTTTGGGGATGACCATTGTTGGAGCATCAGCCAACTGGAGTTGTACGCCGAGTGTCCATTCAAATTTTTTGCCGATAAAATCCTGGGATTGGCTCCTCCGGCAGATTTGGCCTTTGAAACGGATTATCTGCGCCGCGGCATTTGGCTGCATGCCGCGCTGGCCAAACTGTACCGCGAATGGCAAGCCACGGGCCAGACCCTGGCGGATTGGACCGACCGCCCCGCCGAGTATGCCCGGTTGTGCGCGCGGGTGGCACGGGAAACCGCGCCTGACGGCGGGGAAGGGGAATTAGGGGCGGTTTTTTTGCAATTGGACGAAAAGTTCGTGCTCAAGCTGCTCACGGCCCACCTGCAACAAGCGGAAAAATATCAAAAGCAAAATCTTGCCGAACTGCGGCCCCGCCATTTTGAAGTGGCCTTTGGACCCGGTAAAACGAGCGACCGGGATGATCCGCTCTGTACCTCGAAGCCGTGGAAATTTACCGCCGAGGAATTCACCTTAAACTTAAGTGGCCAAATCGACCGGATCGACCTGGGTCAGATTGGCTCCGAACCGGTCTTTCGCATTATTGATTACAAAAGCGGCAAGACTGTCCCCAAATTAAACGAGGACATCCTCGCCGCCGGACAAGCGCTGCAACTCTCGTTATATGCCTGGGCGGTCCGCGCGCATTTGGCCCCCGATCAGGGGCTGGTCCCTTGGCAGATTGGTTATTGGGCCTTGCAGGGGGACGGACCCGTATTTCATGGTTTAGCGGAGCAAAAAGAGGGAAAATTGATGGCGACCGAGGCTTGGACAACAGCCGCAGAGGAACTGCCGCGACGGGTGGCGGGGCTGGTGCGGGGAATTCAACGGGGTGAGTTTCCCATGTTTAATGAAAATGACAAATGCACCAGCGGATGCGACTATAAAACCATTTGCCGCGTCGCGCAAGCGCGGAGTCTGGAGAAAACATGGGCCGTGCCCGCAAGACCGCTGCCGTAGAACCGGCGAATAAAAAATCTCCTGACGCGCACACTTTGGCGGAGCCAATGGCCGCCACCGGAGCCGGGGTGGACGCGTCCGCGCCCCTGGCGCCGCGCACCCTGACCCCCCAGCAACAGGCGGCGCTAACCACGCGCGACGTTTCTGTCGCGCTGTCGGCAGGGGCGGGTTGCGGCAAGACCTTTGTGCTGACCGCCCGGTATTTATCCTATTTAGATCCCGCGACCCACGGCGGAGAACCCCTGGAACTGGGGCAAATCGTGGCGATCACCTTTACCGAACGGGCCGCGCGGGAAATGCGCACGCGCATTCGTCAAAAAGTGGAAGAACGACTGCGGGGGGCAGACGATGGAGAAGCGGTGTATTGGACCGGCGTGTTGCGGCAATTGGAAGGGGCGCGGATTAGCACGTTTCATTCTTTTTGCGCCAATTTGCTACGCGCGCACGCGGTGGAGGCGGGACTAGATCCCGGTTTTGCCGTTCTGGATCAAACAGTGTCCGATACGTTTTTGGCCGAGGCCCTTCAAGATTCCCTGCGCAACGCCCTGGTCGCCGGGGATGAGGACGCCCTGGCCCTGGC
Coding sequences within:
- a CDS encoding PD-(D/E)XK nuclease family protein — encoded protein: MTAQIEFLLGPARSGKSAAAWERYLAALAQRRGRQLLWLAPNHHAVRGLRARLAASGTAGCIAPGIFTFAQFASEILLRGDCPLRPLDHVLKRQVLGQVVASALAAGQLAHFGSIAASDGFLSWLDDLISDLKRQEIWPEDFSAALRAFSRRAKDRELALLYAEYQKLLEQRQCYDQEGRFWLACEQLRKGSVPRSFLPDIVIVDGFSDFSRAQLTLLEILSLTARQLCITLPAGVTADERPELFAKPGQTLAELRRRFAHATETNLGRIAPALTTFGGTGRAPQPPVFAHLERHLFGNPRAVVPPVETDGLQIWPCAGELLEARQVAREVKRLLARGATGECPPVSPERIAVVYRTLNTSAEMLRQVFTEFGIPHRLEAGLPLAQSPLPRLVLSALRWHRDDWPYRGFLALLENTYWEITLPNTPSAAIRRATTAAVREMQVLSGAKNWLAAATRRQATLQEIRANAWANQSENSARWESAAQQAELATAALTELHACFRLLPPQATWREWGRHLTAWAERLGILRVAAQPLPLPQNATTRQTEDTADLAAWRQMLGALQGVARWEKWSGVAERQITLADLFHELQLICDSECLPPDNDGVGRVQILSAPAARVGEWDYLFLAGLTEKAFPLPGQSDRLYSGEEMRCLNQSGTRFTERTERANEELLLFYELVTKPVRGLVLSYPALDDKAESLSPSPYLQEVLRVCGQTPVQPIQSLSPVPPADRVVCSPREALLRAMDSALAGTIDPLARQLSPATGQPSAPLLAGLRSLAARASGPEFGSWEGMLGHTELAQLQRRFGDDHCWSISQLELYAECPFKFFADKILGLAPPADLAFETDYLRRGIWLHAALAKLYREWQATGQTLADWTDRPAEYARLCARVARETAPDGGEGELGAVFLQLDEKFVLKLLTAHLQQAEKYQKQNLAELRPRHFEVAFGPGKTSDRDDPLCTSKPWKFTAEEFTLNLSGQIDRIDLGQIGSEPVFRIIDYKSGKTVPKLNEDILAAGQALQLSLYAWAVRAHLAPDQGLVPWQIGYWALQGDGPVFHGLAEQKEGKLMATEAWTTAAEELPRRVAGLVRGIQRGEFPMFNENDKCTSGCDYKTICRVAQARSLEKTWAVPARPLP